TTAGCTTGCACAAATGCTAGAGAGCTTAGAGCTGAATTCGACATGTGAGATAAAACAACACATGTCGTACGTAACAAAAAACTTTGTTGTTGTTTGGGCAGTTTTCATTGTGAGATGTGCAATTCATCTCAAATCATGCAGGTCATCTGAATGAGGCATATCTTACCTTGCACAGCAACAGCGCTATGGTGCTTAGAGCTGAGTTCGACACATATTAAGGCTTAACAACAGATGCCGTACATAACAAAAAACAGTAGTTCTAGATGTGTTTCTAGGTTTCATGTCAAGTTGTTTTCGCTGTGAGGTGTGCAATTCCTCTCCAAGTCATGTTTTTCCCCGGAAAACTTACACAAGTCATTTGAATGAGGTATGTCTTACATGAGCATACTTATCTTCACAATCACATTTGTTTTGTTGAATAAACCTGGCAAATGATTTCTTTGTCTTACCCAAAACGATTTCATCTTTTCAAACCTCACTGGACGGAGTAGCATGTAACTTCTCTGAATATTCGTTGTCACTCATCAGAAATCACAAATCAGTACTTGGTGTCACTTGAATGAGGTATGTCCTACATAAGCATGCTATCTTCACAACCACATTTCTTTTGTTGACCAAACCTGGCAAGTGGTTTCTCTGGCTTACCCAAAACTATTTCATGTTTTACTAATTCATTCATTACTGCTTTAGATTCTCACATGTAACTTCTCTGAATATTCATTTTCACTCATCATCAGAAATCACCAATCGGCGCTTATCAGACTGCTACCCATCTATGCACAGATAAATGAAAGGTAGTTCTTGACAATAATTATTTATCCATCTCCAATTCAGGTGTAAGTCACATATGGCAAGCAGATAAGAAGAACAGCATCACAAATTAGCATCGACAGGAAATACATTTCACTACAAAATCGAAGAAAGGGGACCGCATTGACTAATTGATTTACTCCTACACAGCACTAGGGAGTGGCACATTTCGGGAACCCAAGAGAAAATCCCGAGGAGCAGAAAAGGATTATGATTGGTACCTTTGTACAGGCCCACGGCTGTGGCTTCCCAGGATGAGCAGATCAACATTCAACTTCTCCGCAGCTTCGCATATGGTTTCCTTGGGATCACCCACCTCGATGACGGTCTCTGCATCAACCTACACACACAACCAATTAACCAGAGAGACATAGCCGGTCAACTAATCCGGGAAACCAAGATCCAGTTCTGCCCCCAAATTACTAATTCTCAGAGCCATTTTCGCGCCCATTGAACAGATCGAGGAAGTAATTAACCAAGTTAGCAAGGGATTCACATACCCCGTGCTCGGCGCAGATGGCCTTGGCCTTGTCGACGAGCGCCTGGGCGAGCTGCCGCTGGTGCTCGGTCACCGACCTGATGAGCTCCGGCGACGCCACCGACGGGCCAACTGCTCCTTCAGTAGAAGCCAGCAATACGATTTAGCTAGTACTACAAGTAACTGGATGGACGGGGAGAGGCGCGGTGCTTACGCGGGGAGCCGACGGGGAGGTAGCTGAGAGGGGAGAAGGGCTGGACGGTGAAGAGGATGAGGCGGCGGGGCGCGAGGTTGCGCAGGGCCCACTCGAGCGCGTAGTGGCTGCACTCGCTCTCGTcgatggccaccatcatcttctgctccggcggcggcggcggcggcgcctgcgCGGCCATGGTCGGCTGCTGGCGAGACGGGATGGACGATGGATCGAGACGACTGTCCAACTGTCTACGAGGAACGAGCTTCGGCTGGTTGCTTCTGCTTCTGTCTGTCTGAAGTACTAGTACAAAAGGTCCACGCCGTCGCCGCGTCGCGTCGGCTGAAGGCGACCTTCTTCTTTCCGTTTTCTAGACCTCTCCCGTTGTTTTGATTGAGCCCACGGATAGCACACggtttagttttccttttctttgaacaGTATAAGTAGCAGGGTCCAGAAGGACCAGATCTCCATTGGATAAGCATGAGCATACATCTTAACAGGACCCACCATAAAAAAGGAAATTGCAATCTGTACCTTGCATATCGGTCCTTGTAACAAGCTTCAACCCAGGCCGAAAGGCTGGCCACGTCACCACACTTGGCGGNNNNNNNNNNNNNNNNNNNNNNNNNNNNNNNNNNNNNNNNNNNNNNNNNNNNNNNNNNNNNNNNNNNNNNNNNNNNNNNNNNNNNNNNNNNNNNNNNNNNNNNNNNNNNNNNNNNNNNNNNNNNNNNNNNNNNNNNNNNNNNNNNNNNNNNNNNNNNNNNNNNNNNNNNNNNNNNNNNNNNNNNNN
This region of Triticum aestivum cultivar Chinese Spring chromosome 2D, IWGSC CS RefSeq v2.1, whole genome shotgun sequence genomic DNA includes:
- the LOC123054856 gene encoding universal stress protein A-like protein, which translates into the protein MAAQAPPPPPPEQKMMVAIDESECSHYALEWALRNLAPRRLILFTVQPFSPLSYLPVGSPRAVGPSVASPELIRSVTEHQRQLAQALVDKAKAICAEHGVDAETVIEVGDPKETICEAAEKLNVDLLILGSHSRGPVQRFFLGSVSNYCSHHAKCPVLVVKKKE